Proteins found in one Phycisphaeraceae bacterium genomic segment:
- a CDS encoding S1 RNA-binding domain-containing protein — protein MDPTQPPDRSPTTPPTPPARPAPSLDDALEREISEALGDMSMDDLIELSGSDDGGKGADDSSTPERSERAPAPSARHKGRAPDRSKQQRRKPRGSQRDRAPKPERQIRVGRIMRIHDGDVFVEFGNLMQGVCPLVQFGEETPEVGSEREFILERMDAFEGLHVLSLPGATQKADWEHLEVGQVVEARCIGMNKGGLEMEVAHHKAFMPAGQVDLRHVPDISVFLGQKFPCQILELRKEKGRLVLSRKAALAQERARKRDEILDTLEEGQQIRATVTSVQPYGAFADIGGIDGLIHIADLAHERLKHPSEVVKVGDELEVKILRIDRSQQPPKIALGRKQIMADPVLQKMSEIVIGATVTGRVTRLTEFGAFVEIATGLEGLVHISEVSHDRIPSVDRVLKRDQIVTAKVLSVDADRKRVSLSIKALVERPARPGSDADTPARPDGYLRDEDPAMRKLKARFSSSSQLKGGIG, from the coding sequence ATGGACCCCACCCAGCCCCCCGATCGATCGCCGACCACGCCGCCGACGCCTCCGGCTCGGCCCGCCCCGTCTCTTGACGACGCCCTCGAGCGCGAGATCAGCGAGGCTTTGGGCGATATGTCAATGGACGACCTGATCGAACTCTCGGGCAGCGATGATGGCGGTAAGGGCGCGGACGACTCGAGCACTCCCGAGCGGAGCGAGCGCGCTCCGGCGCCTTCGGCTCGCCACAAGGGCCGTGCGCCCGATCGCTCGAAGCAGCAGCGGCGAAAGCCCCGCGGCTCGCAGCGGGATCGAGCACCCAAGCCGGAGCGCCAGATCCGCGTGGGACGCATCATGCGGATCCACGACGGCGATGTCTTTGTCGAGTTCGGCAACCTCATGCAGGGCGTCTGCCCGCTCGTTCAGTTCGGCGAGGAGACGCCCGAAGTCGGCAGCGAGCGCGAGTTCATTCTCGAGCGCATGGATGCTTTTGAAGGACTTCATGTGCTTTCCCTGCCGGGGGCAACGCAGAAGGCTGACTGGGAGCACCTCGAAGTCGGCCAGGTGGTGGAGGCCCGCTGCATCGGCATGAACAAGGGCGGGCTCGAAATGGAAGTCGCCCATCACAAGGCGTTCATGCCCGCGGGTCAGGTCGACCTGCGCCATGTCCCCGATATCTCGGTGTTTCTCGGGCAGAAGTTCCCCTGCCAGATCCTCGAACTCCGGAAGGAGAAGGGTCGCCTTGTGCTCAGCCGCAAGGCGGCGCTCGCCCAGGAGCGGGCTCGAAAGCGCGATGAGATCCTCGACACGCTGGAAGAGGGACAGCAGATTCGCGCGACCGTGACCAGCGTGCAGCCCTATGGCGCCTTCGCCGACATTGGCGGTATCGACGGGCTGATTCACATTGCCGACCTTGCGCACGAGCGCTTGAAGCACCCCTCCGAGGTGGTCAAGGTCGGCGATGAACTTGAGGTCAAGATCCTTCGCATCGATCGCTCGCAGCAGCCGCCGAAGATTGCCCTGGGCCGCAAGCAGATCATGGCCGATCCCGTGCTCCAGAAGATGTCGGAGATCGTCATCGGCGCGACGGTGACCGGCCGGGTCACGCGACTCACGGAGTTCGGGGCATTCGTCGAGATTGCAACCGGTCTTGAAGGACTGGTCCACATCAGCGAAGTCAGCCACGACCGCATTCCCTCGGTCGATCGGGTGCTCAAGAGGGACCAGATCGTGACGGCGAAGGTGCTCTCGGTCGATGCCGACCGCAAGCGTGTCAGCCTCTCGATCAAGGCGCTGGTGGAGCGACCGGCTCGCCCCGGAAGCGATGCCGACACTCCCGCTCGACCCGACGGCTACTTGCGCGATGAAGACCCTGCGATGCGCAAGCTGAAGGCCCGGTTCTCGTCGAGCAGTCAGCTCAAGGGCGGCATCGGCTGA
- the pilM gene encoding type IV pilus assembly protein PilM, with the protein MPSSKAAWGIEVGAGAVKAIRLERSGSEVQVTDFAYIEHKKVLTTPDLDHNEVIRLSLGQLVSQKNFENERVVMSVPGHSALARFAKLPPVEPKKIPDIVKFEAVQQIPFPIDQVEWDYQTFSAPDSPEVEVGIFAITKEKIADRLALYGELGLTPEIVTLSPLAVYNAAVHDLETKPGTPLVILDIGTSASDLIVALDGHCWIRTFPLGGHHFTEALEQSFSLSYSKAERLKHESATSQYAKQMMQAMRPVIGDLLQEVQRSLGHFQTLHREAQVSSIIGVGSTFKIPGLRKFLGQQLQLEVNRLDEFKKIRVEGREAADFAAHCVNFATAYGLALQGVGQSAIAVNLSPVRNIREKVWASKTKWFGAAAAIAIVAGAAMTVRPLIERVQIPGDMPQVTRVKNSGKGFVDEYRRVESSSDIGFVAENMRRLLEDREVWPFLVRDSFEALRSSKPSRVELEATNIADVLRLSAGQRNLIMLERLSGTYDFVNGRRVIDVRMQVTFPERDQPRGFLNSTVGDWLRANADRPDVPYIILSDTTSPSIEVTGPLGGPESERAPGQRGSDDSLDLPSMPGREGDAGATTPSAPPSQGHPGRQRPGAGGGVSRGGDGGGGGVGFGIGELKPPPGTDREPVEEERRQGPTGPSPEEVAEAKELDQLAPIPGLPGIYSNVRFHRAVITFRVQLRGDAGPAPATEEGVQ; encoded by the coding sequence ATGCCAAGCAGCAAGGCCGCGTGGGGTATCGAAGTGGGAGCAGGGGCCGTCAAGGCCATCCGGCTCGAGCGAAGCGGCAGCGAGGTCCAAGTCACGGACTTCGCCTATATCGAACACAAGAAGGTCCTGACAACGCCCGACCTCGATCACAACGAGGTGATCCGGCTCAGCCTCGGGCAGCTCGTCAGTCAGAAGAACTTCGAGAACGAGCGAGTCGTGATGAGCGTGCCCGGGCACTCGGCGCTCGCGCGCTTTGCCAAGTTGCCGCCGGTCGAGCCGAAGAAAATCCCCGACATCGTCAAGTTCGAGGCGGTGCAGCAGATCCCGTTTCCCATCGATCAGGTCGAGTGGGACTACCAGACCTTCTCCGCACCCGACAGCCCCGAGGTCGAAGTCGGCATCTTCGCGATCACCAAGGAGAAGATCGCCGATCGCCTGGCGCTCTACGGCGAGCTTGGTCTGACGCCGGAGATCGTCACGCTCAGCCCGCTCGCGGTCTACAACGCGGCGGTTCACGACCTCGAGACGAAGCCCGGCACCCCGCTCGTCATTCTCGACATCGGGACATCGGCGAGCGACCTCATTGTCGCTCTCGATGGTCACTGCTGGATTCGCACCTTCCCGCTCGGTGGCCATCACTTCACCGAGGCGCTGGAGCAGTCCTTCAGCCTCAGCTACAGCAAGGCGGAGCGCCTCAAGCATGAGTCGGCAACCAGCCAATACGCCAAGCAGATGATGCAGGCGATGCGGCCGGTCATCGGCGACCTGCTTCAGGAAGTGCAGCGAAGCCTCGGCCACTTCCAGACGCTCCACCGGGAAGCGCAGGTCAGTTCGATCATCGGTGTCGGAAGCACCTTCAAGATCCCCGGCCTGCGGAAGTTCCTCGGCCAGCAGCTTCAACTCGAAGTCAATCGCCTTGATGAGTTCAAGAAGATTCGCGTCGAGGGACGCGAGGCTGCGGACTTCGCGGCACATTGCGTGAATTTCGCCACCGCCTATGGCCTCGCCCTTCAGGGGGTCGGACAGTCGGCGATTGCCGTCAATCTCTCGCCCGTCCGCAACATCCGCGAGAAGGTCTGGGCCTCGAAGACGAAATGGTTCGGTGCCGCGGCGGCGATCGCGATCGTGGCGGGCGCCGCGATGACGGTGCGGCCGCTCATCGAGCGCGTCCAGATTCCCGGCGATATGCCGCAGGTGACGCGCGTCAAGAACAGCGGTAAGGGCTTTGTTGATGAGTATCGCCGCGTGGAGTCATCGAGTGACATCGGCTTCGTTGCCGAGAACATGCGGCGCCTGCTGGAAGATCGTGAAGTCTGGCCCTTCCTCGTCAGGGACTCCTTCGAGGCGCTGCGATCGAGCAAGCCCTCGCGCGTCGAGCTCGAGGCGACCAACATCGCCGATGTCCTTCGACTCTCCGCCGGCCAGCGCAATCTCATCATGCTGGAACGGCTCTCCGGCACCTACGACTTCGTGAATGGCCGCCGGGTCATCGATGTTCGAATGCAGGTCACCTTCCCCGAGCGGGATCAGCCTCGCGGGTTCCTCAACTCCACCGTGGGCGACTGGCTTCGGGCGAACGCCGACCGGCCCGATGTGCCCTACATCATCCTGTCCGACACCACCTCGCCCAGCATCGAGGTCACCGGTCCTCTTGGCGGACCAGAGAGCGAGCGCGCTCCGGGGCAGCGAGGGTCCGATGACTCGCTCGATCTTCCCTCGATGCCGGGCCGCGAGGGCGACGCGGGCGCGACCACGCCCTCCGCTCCCCCATCGCAGGGACATCCGGGGCGCCAAAGACCCGGCGCAGGCGGCGGCGTGTCACGCGGTGGCGACGGCGGCGGGGGGGGTGTCGGCTTCGGAATCGGTGAATTGAAGCCGCCGCCTGGCACCGATCGCGAGCCTGTCGAAGAGGAGCGACGGCAGGGGCCCACCGGGCCCTCGCCCGAGGAGGTCGCCGAGGCGAAGGAACTGGATCAACTCGCGCCGATTCCGGGGCTGCCGGGCATCTACTCCAATGTGCGCTTCCATCGTGCCGTGATCACCTTCCGGGTCCAGCTTCGTGGTGATGCTGGTCCTGCGCCTGCCACCGAGGAGGGCGTGCAGTGA